A region of the Arenibacter antarcticus genome:
TGTTGTACTTATCTGTGTTGAAAAGTTTATCGCCCAAATATTTACCATGGGTGGTTTTATAGGTTTCAAGAGGAAAATCCAAATAGAACAATATATAGTCACTATCGGTTAAAGGCTGGAAGCTGGCCATTTGGGTTTGAGAATCGGTTATTTGCTGTTTTAACGACTCCTTTTCTGTTTTATCACTCACACTCTTCTGGCGTTCTTTTAGTGCTTCTGCCTTATTCGATAAAATCTGAAATTGAGCATCTCTTTGATTTTCAATATCGTTCAAAACAACTTCCCAGGATTTGTTCTCGAAAAAGGCTTTGAAGTTCAAAAAGACTTTTTTGAGGATCTCATCTTCGGTCAACATGCTTTCTGCCTTGTCAAAATAGTCACTAAAGCGTTCTTGTATTTGAGGTTTTCCTTTTTCCGAATTTGCCTCATATTTAACCCCACCTTGTATGTGTTCCTTTTTAAATGCAACGCAGATAGGAGAACAAGATTGGATTGCTTTCATGGGTAAATCAAAACATTTGTTGGTGTTCACACACCACGCATTTTCTTGAAGTCGTTTGCACTTTTCAAGAACGTCACTCAATTCATCCTTTAACTTTTTCGAGTAAAAGCCGAATTGAATATTATCGGATTTTGTATTCAAATTTCCTTTATCATCGACTTGTAAAAGAATATGAAGTCCTTCTTTTGGGATCGCTCCGAGACTTTTAAAGTTGTCGGGCAGGCTGTTGGTAAAATTTATTAAATCTTTAAGCATGTAAAAATCTATTTTTCATTTCCATAATTTCCTTACTCATTTTCTCATTTCTTGGGCGAGAATTGAAAGAGGTGCGCACTATGCCAACCAAAAAACCCTTGTATCACCCAAAGCAAATCCAAAAACGACGATGATTAGTTCATCTTTAATTTTTACCATATCTGCGGTTTCGCAGAACCCTCGAGTTTTATTTTAAAAATAAATGCCATAGTTTAAAGAGCGTCAGTTTTATGTTCTGTACTTTTTTCTTTTTCTACAACTTCCAAGAAGCCGCACCCTAGGCTGTTGTACACCCCACAACCTGCATTGTGGAGTAGTTGCAATGCCATTTCGCTCCCCGTTGCACCTATTTCAAAGCCATAATAACCTTTAATCCTTGTCTGCGCTTTGGTGTTCGCCTTGACAACGATTAAACGGCTCTTTGGTTTTTCTGTTTTAAAAATGGGGGTGATACTCATACTATCTTGCTCTTTTTGGGTTTGCTGTAGCTTGGCCGCTTTGCATTTTTCTTTCCAGTTATGTAACATTAGGGCATCCCAATCGCGGTGCTCGGGCGAAAGAAATTCGTAATTTCCCTTAGTATCTTTTTTTCCGCAGATCAGCATCGAGCTAAGTCCAAAACAGACTGCTGAAATTGCTCCCTCGGGCAAATTAAAAGGTGGTAATGCGGTAATTTGTTCCACCAAAAAGGTAGCTTTGCTTTTTTTGTCGGCTAAGGTTATCTGCCTGTCCTTAAAAAGTCCTTTTACAAAATTTTGGGCCGTTTCAGGCAAATGGAATGACACTAGCACTTCTGCCGGAGAGGACAGTTTCATACGATCGCCGGCCAACTTGAATTTTGCCCTGAGGTCAGAAAAGGTAAATAGCTTGAAGTTTTTAAGTCCATTATCCACTTTATGGCCTTCTTCGTGCAAAAACGTGGCATATTCAGCATCAGCTTCCGCCAATACCTTATAAATTGCTGCACTTAAGGGGTATTGGTAATTGATCGGAATAACCGCATCATTGGAGGTTGGTATCAGGATAATGGAAAAGCGCATTTGATTCTCGTCAGTGTTCAAGTTGAAAAATACGACTTCTTTTAATACTAAAACAGGCTAAAAGGGGGATTTTGTTATTTATTGCTTTGTAAGCATACTGATTAATAAAACTTACAACTTTTGCAATTTGTACCGGAAGTAATTCTTAAACGGTATATAGGTTCGTTGAAAGTGCCTTTTAAGAAATTGAAGGAGCCTAAATATACTTAAAGAAGGTAACCCCAAGCCCCTGCGGAAGTTGGGCAAACCTACACTTCAACCCTCCCCATGTGGACACGCTCCGCCGGTCCGTTGGGAAGTCTTTGCATTCCGGTTTTCCCGACCTCCTCGGAACAGCGCGAAAGCACAAGCGGCGAAGGGCCGCATGACCTTTCTTCCCCCTATCCACAAAAATATGGCATACTTCCATCCAATTTATAATTCATAACATCGAAATTGTAAAGGGGTCTAGTTTCTTTTAACTATCTTGAAATCAGCTTTTAGGAGAATTGAAAAAGATAATCGATAATATCGCCAATTGGTTGGTCGCCCTAAAACAGAGGAGAGACCATTTCGAACGAAGCATTACCGCTTTTATAAAAAGAGGCAATAATGCCCAGATTGTTGGATTTAGTTTTTTCGGGATATTTATAGCGTATTTTTCGTTTGACCTATATGAAGCGTACGAGATCCTTTGGTTGGCATTGCTTCCGATAGGCTTCTTTGCCATTGTCATATTTGTAGTTTTAGTATCTGACTCTTACAGAGACAAATTAAAACAGCGTAGTCGAAGTCATCGCATGAAACTGGTAGGTTTCAATATGGATTTCAATGAACGTATCCTTAGAAGGATCTATAGTTCATTGACCCAGTATGAATATCTGGACGAAAACCTGACCGGTTTCTCCAATTTCTATGAAGTTATGGTTCTGGATTTTCATGACCATGAATCAGTTTTGTACTTTAACTGTACCCAACCCCAATTAAAATATATTCTGGATAAGTTCAAACAACTTAAGAAAGGGATAAGCTTAAAATCCTTTGAGCGATCCCAAAAAATTTATCACAAAGGAAATTTGATATCCGCCGAAATACTCTCAAAAAAGTACAATGAGTTTCCTCCAGACCACGAATTTGAATACCGGATAGACACTTTCTTCGATTTCTTGGGGGATATTTAAATATTTTAAGGGGTAGGTTTCCCCCTTTTCCTCTTTTCAACCGCTTGCATCTCTTTTCTTTGCTTCGAACATTTGTAACACAGGTAGTCCGATTTTTGACTATCCTCTAAAGCATATAATTATGGAAGTGGAAAACAATATGGTAGAACTCCTAAAGGATATCAAGGGGCTTCTTTCCTATCAAAAGAAAGTGATGAACGTAGACGATTTGGTTGCCTATACGGGACTCTCAAAAAGCAAAATCTACAAGCTGACCCAATTGAGATTGATTCCCATGGGCGGTAACAAACATATCCGCCAGAAATTCTTTGACAAGGATATTATCGATGCCTGGCTGTTGGGGGAACCGAATCTTTCGGACGACTATTTGGATAGGGAATTCGACCAACAGCTTTCCCGAAATAAGGAGTAATATTTCAATACTGGATCTGAATTTTTATTCGAAAAGATGATTAAGAAAAGTATATGGATATAGAAAATGAAAAACAAAATCAATACCCAATAAATTAAGTCTGAGTGAGAATTCGAGATGTGTCATTGTCATGACAAATCTCGCTTTTGCTCCCGATGGGTCGCAAAAGGGTAGGCCTTGTTAATCGAATTATCGATATGGAATTTAGAAATTACTTGCACTCATAGTAGTATAATGTCTTATTACATGAATCAATTAAAGTGAAAAAGGAGTTCGTACAGTTTCGATGTTCAATTTATGAAAAGAAATTGCTTAGGGTCAAGGCCAATAAGAGCGGACTTTCCATCAGCGAATATTGTCGCCGTGCAGCTTTTGATGATCGAATAATCGAGCGATTGACCCAAGAGCAAATAGAAATGTACAAGATGCTGGTAAAGTACCAGATCAACTTTAAGCGCATCGGAAATATGTACCGGAAACGGAACCCCAAATTGGCCGATGAAGTGGTACAATTGGCAAACGAAATACGCAAACATCTATTAAATTTCAGAAAATGATAGGTTTGGGAAAATCCATATCGCATACCGGAGCTTCCATGGGATATGGATGGGATCAGGAGAAAGATGCCAAGGTCGTATATCGAGAACATTTATCCGGAGACAATCCCATGGAGATTACCCAGGAATTCAAGGTCATACAATCTCAAAACCACAAATGCAAAAAGAACACTTTGAGTTTTGTGCTTAGCCCGACCATAGAAGATGGTCGGAAATTAAAAGATAAAGAACTAAAAGAAATTACGGAAAGGTTTGTCAAAGAAATGAAATTGCAAGAACGACAGGCCATTGCTTTCGTGCATCGAGATAAAAATCATCTGCATATCCATTTATATGTGAACCGTATCGGTTTTGATGGAAAAGCATATAAAGATAATTATGTTGGAAAACGAAGCCAACAAGCTGCGGAAAAAGTAGCCCAGAAAATGGGCCTGACTACCGTTAGGGAAGTTCAACAACAAAAGTTGGATAGGGTCAAGGATGTAAGAGCGAAAATAAAGCAAATCCATGAAAAGGTGATCACGGAATTAAGGGCGAAGGATTTTGACCAGTATATCAAATACATGAAACAAAGAGATGTAGCGGTTATTCCGAGCATTGACAAATCTAATCGGTTACAGGGTTTCCGTTTTGAATTCAAAGGCCACAATCTGAAAGGAAGTGACGTACATCGTTCCATGTCGATGGGTAGGATAGCCGAACGAATCGGATTTGATAAATCGGTTGCCCAAAAAATCACAAAGGAAAATACATTGGGTCTACTTGGAAAAACAGTAGCAATATCGCCGAACTTAGCGGTCACCATTGCAAGGAAGGCTATCCAATTAGCCGTTAAAAAATCAATTGGCCTCGGAATGGAAATATAACATCATGGCAAAACTGGACGAAATTATGGAAGTGCTTACCCAAGAAATAACCGGGTTCAACCATTCCATAGACAAACTGGAAGAACTTTCCGACAAGTTCGACAACCTAAAAATAAAAACGGACACCTCAAGTTTAGAATTTCTTCTAAAGGATTTTTTAATGACACAAAAAGAAACTGTAGATTCCTATGAGCATCGGATGGATGACGTTCTTAAAAAAATAGACAAATCCAGATGGACCCCAAAATGGGAGATGGTTGTGCTATATATCGTCATGTGCCTAAACACGATTGCGTTCAGTTATCTGGGCTATTATTTTATCCAATATGAACAGAAAAAGGAAGCGGCAGTTTTGAAAGGCAAAAAAGAAGGCTTGGGTAAAGCAGGGGATTATTTTGATGACCATCCAATAATCTATAAAGATTTTGAGAAATGGACCAAAAAACAGGATACCGTCTCAGATCGGAAGTAGGGTGCGCCCTGTTGGATTTCTTCCTTACGCTTATCCGCCCGAACGCTAAAGAATTCCAACAGGTTCCACGCGCAAAGTTTTTGGGTAAGATTTGGGACGTGCATCATATCATTGTAAGGGTAGTAGTCATTCGCAGTTAACTTTAACAATAATTTTGATTGGCAGGTATTAGTGCTTTAAAGGACATTTTTTGTAGGTAGGGGAAGGAAGAAAAATGTGACAATCGGTTATTCATATATAGCCTTTGACACTGCCGTTATATTAGGACAGTATTGAGGAATTCTTGAGCTTCAGGGAACGTTCGATTTAGGTACAATTTATACTATTTTACATGCAGCCATAATTTTGGTACAGCACACTAACATAATTATGGCACGACATTTACCCTTACTTTGTTACAAATAATATGAAAATTTACCCTTACTTTGTTACAATAAAATGAAAAATTCACCCTTACTTTGTTACAAAATAGATTAAGATATGAATTTCAATAGACATGCGCTTAAGAATCTTGAGAGCTGGAAGTCCAGTAACAATAGGAAACCGCTCATATTAAGAGGGGCAAGGCAGGTAGGAAAAACAACTTTGGTAAAGGAATTTGCCAAAAGCTACAAACATCATATTTTCCTGAATTTAGAAAAATCAGCGGACGCAGCAATTTTTGAGACCTATGATGATGTCGGAACACTTGTGGAGGCCTTATTTCTATCCAATAACATTAGTCCGAAAGAACAGGGGAATACCTTACTCTTTATTGACGAAATACAGGAATTGCCCAAAGCCATTCAATCCTTACGCTATTTTTTTGAGGAGATTCCCGATTTGAATGTCATAGCAGCAGGGTCCTTATTGGAATTTGCCATGAAAAATGTGGAAAGTTTCCCCGTGGGTCGCATCGAATATTTATATCTCTATCCTTTAAATTTTCAAGAGTATTTGAAAGCCATTCAACATACGGCAGCTTTGGAGCAGTTGAATACTATCCCTGCCAAACCAGTAGCCCATAAAACTTTGTTGGATCTGTTCCATAGATATGCCATTGTGGGAGGTATGCCGGAAATCGTGAAAAGGGATATTGAAAACAATAATTTGGCAGAACTGCCCAAGGTTTACGAAGGTATTTGGGGTGCCTATAAAAATGACGTTGAAAAGTATGCTTCGGGTGCAAGTGAAAGACGGGTTATCAAACATATTATGGAAACTGCCCATCTCTACATAGACCAGCGAATCAAATTCCAAAACTTCGGAAATTCCAATTATAGGTCTAGGGAAGTAGGGGAGGCCATGCGCAATTTAGATGCGGCCAAAATCATACAGCTCATTTATCCTACAACGGATATCGAACCACCTATTAAACCCGATATCAAAAAATCGCCAAGGTTACAGTTTTTGGATACCGGCTTGGTAAACTATACCCTAGGAATACAGGCGCAACTTTTAGGAATGGAAGATTTGAGCAATGCGTTCAAAGGAGCCATAATACCACACTTGATTGCCCAAGAGGTCATATCATTGAATACTATAACCAATACCAAACCTAATTTCTGGATCCGCGAAAAAAAACAGTCTTCATCTGAAGTAGATTTGGTGTATCCGTATACCGATAAGATCATTCCCATTGAAATAAAGTCCGGTGCGACAGGAACCTTAAAATCCCTGCATCAGTTCATGGATAAAGCAGCCCATCCGTATGCGATTAGAATTTATGCGGGAGAATTTAAAATTGAAAATTCAACTACCATAGAAGGAACTCCTTTTTTGTTAATGAACTTGCCCTATTATTTAGGAACTCAACTGCCTAAATACATCGAGTTTTTTGTAAGCAATTATTCTTTATAATAGAAATTGGTAATGCCTTTTTTAAAGAGAATCAATTTATTACCGGAGCGAATGACAATGAATTCAGTGCTTTTGAAAAAGCAACTGGCAAGCTTGTTTGGGAAACGGTACTACCAGCAATGGCCAATGCCACACCAAATACG
Encoded here:
- a CDS encoding AlpA family transcriptional regulator, whose translation is MEVENNMVELLKDIKGLLSYQKKVMNVDDLVAYTGLSKSKIYKLTQLRLIPMGGNKHIRQKFFDKDIIDAWLLGEPNLSDDYLDREFDQQLSRNKE
- a CDS encoding CRISPR-associated endoribonuclease Cas6 encodes the protein MRFSIILIPTSNDAVIPINYQYPLSAAIYKVLAEADAEYATFLHEEGHKVDNGLKNFKLFTFSDLRAKFKLAGDRMKLSSPAEVLVSFHLPETAQNFVKGLFKDRQITLADKKSKATFLVEQITALPPFNLPEGAISAVCFGLSSMLICGKKDTKGNYEFLSPEHRDWDALMLHNWKEKCKAAKLQQTQKEQDSMSITPIFKTEKPKSRLIVVKANTKAQTRIKGYYGFEIGATGSEMALQLLHNAGCGVYNSLGCGFLEVVEKEKSTEHKTDAL
- a CDS encoding ATP-binding protein, translating into MNFNRHALKNLESWKSSNNRKPLILRGARQVGKTTLVKEFAKSYKHHIFLNLEKSADAAIFETYDDVGTLVEALFLSNNISPKEQGNTLLFIDEIQELPKAIQSLRYFFEEIPDLNVIAAGSLLEFAMKNVESFPVGRIEYLYLYPLNFQEYLKAIQHTAALEQLNTIPAKPVAHKTLLDLFHRYAIVGGMPEIVKRDIENNNLAELPKVYEGIWGAYKNDVEKYASGASERRVIKHIMETAHLYIDQRIKFQNFGNSNYRSREVGEAMRNLDAAKIIQLIYPTTDIEPPIKPDIKKSPRLQFLDTGLVNYTLGIQAQLLGMEDLSNAFKGAIIPHLIAQEVISLNTITNTKPNFWIREKKQSSSEVDLVYPYTDKIIPIEIKSGATGTLKSLHQFMDKAAHPYAIRIYAGEFKIENSTTIEGTPFLLMNLPYYLGTQLPKYIEFFVSNYSL
- a CDS encoding DUF6730 family protein — its product is MAKLDEIMEVLTQEITGFNHSIDKLEELSDKFDNLKIKTDTSSLEFLLKDFLMTQKETVDSYEHRMDDVLKKIDKSRWTPKWEMVVLYIVMCLNTIAFSYLGYYFIQYEQKKEAAVLKGKKEGLGKAGDYFDDHPIIYKDFEKWTKKQDTVSDRK
- the mbpA gene encoding mobilization protein MbpA, which encodes MKKEFVQFRCSIYEKKLLRVKANKSGLSISEYCRRAAFDDRIIERLTQEQIEMYKMLVKYQINFKRIGNMYRKRNPKLADEVVQLANEIRKHLLNFRK
- a CDS encoding relaxase/mobilization nuclease domain-containing protein; its protein translation is MIGLGKSISHTGASMGYGWDQEKDAKVVYREHLSGDNPMEITQEFKVIQSQNHKCKKNTLSFVLSPTIEDGRKLKDKELKEITERFVKEMKLQERQAIAFVHRDKNHLHIHLYVNRIGFDGKAYKDNYVGKRSQQAAEKVAQKMGLTTVREVQQQKLDRVKDVRAKIKQIHEKVITELRAKDFDQYIKYMKQRDVAVIPSIDKSNRLQGFRFEFKGHNLKGSDVHRSMSMGRIAERIGFDKSVAQKITKENTLGLLGKTVAISPNLAVTIARKAIQLAVKKSIGLGMEI